From the Rhodopirellula bahusiensis genome, one window contains:
- a CDS encoding PNPOx family protein, producing the protein MTTPEPSTADLVSDLMNRCRVASLATQMSGVDSSPRPYVSLVTVARVGETSIAMLLSGLAKHTQNLAKCPAVSLLLCDQTSPDADPMAAERVTLMGQVVRLPHEDDMNVRDAFLQKHPNSRMVAGFGDFFFHLMHIEECHVIAGFGRIETLPSSSLRV; encoded by the coding sequence ATGACGACGCCTGAACCATCCACCGCCGACCTCGTTTCGGATTTGATGAATCGTTGCCGTGTCGCCTCCTTGGCCACGCAAATGTCGGGCGTGGATTCTTCCCCGCGGCCGTACGTGTCGCTCGTCACGGTGGCTCGAGTTGGCGAGACGTCGATCGCGATGTTGCTGAGCGGATTGGCAAAGCACACTCAGAACTTAGCGAAGTGCCCTGCCGTATCGCTCTTGTTGTGCGACCAGACATCACCCGATGCCGACCCAATGGCTGCGGAACGCGTCACCTTGATGGGCCAAGTCGTTCGCTTGCCTCATGAAGATGATATGAATGTTCGCGATGCCTTCTTGCAGAAACACCCCAATTCGCGAATGGTGGCGGGGTTTGGGGATTTCTTTTTTCACCTGATGCACATTGAAGAGTGTCACGTGATCGCGGGATTTGGGCGTATCGAAACGCTCCCGTCTTCTAGTCTTCGGGTTTGA
- a CDS encoding GNAT family N-acetyltransferase: MEFLEIEWCTPLYQEALDLRHRVLREPLGLRLTAEELDGEYADLHFGLRNGTENLAAVLSAKLLTSSAVKLRQMAVDPDQQGEGLGAKLLVEVETALEQRGYTQFQLHARETAIGFYEKAGYTAVGETFTEISLPHRKMVKPHDDA, translated from the coding sequence TTGGAATTCCTCGAAATCGAATGGTGCACGCCGTTGTACCAGGAGGCATTGGATCTAAGGCATCGCGTGCTGCGCGAACCGCTGGGGCTCCGATTGACGGCCGAGGAATTGGACGGCGAATACGCTGATTTGCACTTTGGATTGCGGAATGGAACGGAGAATCTGGCGGCGGTCTTGTCAGCGAAACTTCTGACGTCCAGTGCGGTCAAACTGCGGCAAATGGCGGTTGATCCGGACCAACAAGGCGAAGGTCTCGGTGCAAAGTTGTTGGTCGAAGTCGAGACCGCGTTGGAACAACGGGGGTACACCCAATTTCAGTTGCACGCCCGAGAGACCGCGATTGGCTTCTACGAAAAAGCGGGCTACACCGCGGTGGGAGAAACCTTCACGGAAATTTCTCTGCCGCATCGAAAGATGGTGAAGCCTCATGACGACGCCTGA
- a CDS encoding LapA family protein, producing MLQKIRWFLSLAAVLVVVIVAFQNQDAVPLTILFFSGEYPLTLLLLGFSGVSFVLGCLMTAWRIRSRHKAQATRESEAKKALASESKKPEASVKEASSTKKKGIAGNESAEASIGLDQEAT from the coding sequence ATGCTCCAGAAAATCCGCTGGTTTTTGTCGTTGGCGGCCGTCTTGGTCGTCGTCATCGTGGCGTTTCAAAACCAGGACGCGGTGCCACTTACGATTCTGTTTTTCAGTGGTGAATACCCACTGACGTTGCTGCTGCTGGGCTTTTCCGGCGTCAGCTTTGTGTTGGGGTGTTTGATGACCGCTTGGAGAATCCGCAGTCGCCACAAGGCTCAAGCGACCCGGGAATCCGAAGCCAAGAAAGCTTTGGCGTCCGAATCCAAGAAACCAGAAGCTTCTGTGAAAGAGGCGTCGTCCACGAAGAAGAAAGGGATCGCGGGCAACGAATCAGCCGAAGCTTCCATCGGCTTGGATCAGGAAGCGACCTGA
- a CDS encoding ImuA family protein, protein MLQKLRRQTEAISDPLVTTNSTPRFSTGSSALDSWLPGGGMRRGTINEWIAETEGGGAGTLSLLAAAQMLGTAPQRHSPNHDHPPTHAHHDGPMIVVDPGGHFHAPAAVACGIPAERIVWCRVTNRRDAVWTLDQALRCGSVAAVWSMLPWNLNDRDARRLQLAAETGQTPGLLVRTASAGRQPSFASVRWHVRSVPAKPEQIVPLPRSRSALPPINLRRYRDLRVTHVTMPRAKTSVARQAFLAVTPDAMLHDLDSRPFLAARSNPVSHSNPAGDTATTDTSTANTHEKAAVHLAAQLARPTSTRRENPPREPKRRAAG, encoded by the coding sequence TTGCTGCAAAAACTGCGTCGCCAAACCGAAGCGATCTCTGACCCGCTTGTCACCACCAATTCCACCCCGCGGTTTTCGACCGGTTCCTCGGCGTTGGATTCGTGGTTGCCCGGCGGCGGGATGCGGCGGGGCACGATCAATGAATGGATCGCAGAAACCGAAGGCGGCGGAGCAGGCACGCTTTCCTTGCTCGCCGCGGCCCAGATGTTGGGAACGGCTCCCCAGCGTCATTCACCAAACCACGATCATCCGCCGACCCACGCTCACCACGACGGGCCCATGATCGTCGTCGATCCCGGCGGCCATTTTCATGCGCCCGCCGCAGTCGCTTGTGGCATCCCCGCGGAGCGAATCGTTTGGTGCCGAGTCACCAACCGGCGTGACGCGGTGTGGACGCTCGACCAAGCCCTGCGTTGTGGCTCCGTCGCCGCGGTGTGGTCGATGTTGCCATGGAACCTGAACGACCGAGACGCTCGCCGATTGCAGCTCGCCGCTGAAACCGGGCAAACACCAGGCCTGCTCGTGCGGACCGCGTCGGCAGGCCGACAACCATCGTTTGCATCGGTTCGCTGGCACGTTCGATCGGTTCCAGCGAAGCCCGAACAAATCGTTCCGCTTCCCCGATCACGTTCCGCTTTGCCACCCATCAACCTTCGTCGCTATCGTGATCTCCGGGTGACTCACGTGACGATGCCCCGAGCCAAAACCAGCGTGGCCCGACAAGCTTTCTTGGCCGTCACTCCCGACGCGATGCTGCACGATTTGGATTCGCGGCCCTTCCTCGCTGCTCGCTCGAACCCTGTTTCCCACTCGAACCCGGCTGGTGACACCGCAACCACTGACACATCCACGGCAAACACTCATGAAAAGGCTGCTGTGCATTTGGCTGCCCAACTGGCCCGTCCAACGTCGACGCGCCGAGAGAATCCTCCACGAGAACCCAAACGCCGCGCCGCAGGATAA
- a CDS encoding Y-family DNA polymerase, whose translation MGVRLGMPIAQAVDITSTLADQHNSSRNVANQNVSPIPAAIIDEHDRVADRRALHSLATELQSHLCPQIALETLDRFKWAGRFRHDPEALVAEIEGVTHLFDDEPGLLSAAATILKRRHLKARLAIASTLGAAWALATHAPSQTQNKAPAKSHFDFFLAPADRTREALQTLPPSALRLNPTDVETLQRLGIETIGSLLQLPRNGLATRIGQGLCNRIAQALGEVDEPILAIDIPTEHTAALELEYPTDAVDLIRDRIIRLIDSATASLRPLGRGVLRLRCQLDFTESPSVTLESGLFSPTLDLNHLSNLMIGAFESHACQSKVSHLRLDVLQDAMLASTQPSIFGPGFENDTQTDWTRQTDIARLIDSLSGRLGEESVRGVRLNRDPLPEDTVTDFPLTQTKGRKLATARPRRRPKSKGTSATESHDESNARHGGGIRNGVPTAHDAGRRPLQLHSTPQRLTPLGHGKDPVGENQFPPKFRFRGRVWHVHQHWGPERIETRWWQGPMVRRDYFRVELDNGTRWWIFRDLNHPSDWQLHGCFD comes from the coding sequence ATGGGTGTGCGTTTGGGCATGCCGATCGCACAAGCCGTCGACATCACAAGCACGCTGGCCGATCAACACAACTCCAGCCGAAACGTCGCGAACCAGAACGTCTCGCCCATCCCAGCGGCGATCATTGACGAACACGATCGCGTCGCTGATCGCCGTGCGTTGCACTCACTGGCGACGGAACTGCAAAGCCATCTGTGCCCGCAGATCGCACTCGAAACACTCGACCGATTCAAATGGGCTGGACGCTTTCGCCATGACCCCGAAGCGCTCGTGGCAGAGATCGAAGGCGTCACTCATTTATTCGACGATGAACCAGGGTTGCTCTCCGCCGCGGCCACCATTCTCAAACGTCGTCACCTGAAAGCTCGCTTGGCCATCGCCAGCACGCTCGGCGCAGCCTGGGCTTTGGCAACCCACGCGCCGTCTCAAACTCAAAACAAAGCCCCCGCCAAAAGCCATTTTGACTTCTTCTTGGCACCCGCCGATCGCACCCGCGAAGCACTGCAAACGTTGCCGCCATCCGCTTTGCGTTTGAACCCAACGGATGTGGAAACCTTGCAACGATTGGGCATCGAAACCATCGGCTCGCTATTGCAACTGCCACGCAACGGATTGGCCACTCGCATTGGCCAAGGGTTGTGCAACCGCATCGCCCAAGCACTCGGCGAAGTCGACGAACCCATCCTCGCAATCGACATTCCCACCGAACACACCGCCGCACTTGAACTGGAATACCCAACCGACGCGGTCGACCTGATTCGTGATCGCATCATTCGCTTGATCGATTCCGCCACCGCGTCCTTGCGTCCCTTGGGAAGAGGCGTGCTGCGTTTGCGATGCCAACTCGACTTCACCGAGTCGCCGTCGGTGACATTGGAATCTGGACTGTTCTCGCCGACGCTGGACCTGAATCACCTCAGCAATCTGATGATCGGCGCGTTTGAATCGCATGCCTGCCAATCCAAGGTTTCGCACCTCCGGCTGGACGTGCTGCAAGACGCGATGCTGGCCAGTACCCAACCGTCCATCTTCGGGCCCGGCTTCGAAAACGACACCCAAACCGATTGGACACGTCAAACCGACATCGCTCGTTTGATCGATTCATTGAGCGGGCGACTGGGCGAAGAATCCGTGCGAGGGGTCCGGCTCAATCGTGATCCATTGCCTGAGGACACCGTCACCGATTTTCCGCTGACACAAACAAAGGGTCGCAAACTCGCAACCGCCCGACCGCGGCGTCGGCCAAAATCCAAAGGCACTTCCGCTACCGAGTCGCACGACGAATCCAACGCTCGTCACGGCGGCGGAATTCGCAACGGAGTGCCAACCGCCCATGATGCCGGACGTCGGCCGCTTCAATTGCATTCAACACCTCAGCGGCTCACACCGTTGGGCCATGGCAAAGACCCCGTCGGTGAAAACCAGTTTCCACCCAAGTTTCGTTTTCGTGGCCGAGTGTGGCACGTGCATCAACATTGGGGTCCCGAACGAATCGAAACACGATGGTGGCAAGGCCCGATGGTTCGCCGCGATTACTTCCGAGTGGAACTGGACAACGGGACACGTTGGTGGATTTTTCGCGACCTCAATCATCCGTCTGATTGGCAACTTCATGGCTGTTTCGATTGA
- a CDS encoding DUF1592 domain-containing protein, with the protein MFAQPFHANARAQFTLLCVVCLSGSFLAAEERSPASAPSRSLEEIKRTGASHSKYLEPTSRPAKTKTPKADLQTFRDVIAPILEESCVDCHGPGNEEGNIRVDTLDPNLLKGDDVDWWVEVLAVLSNGEMPPPDEVDMDDDDRSTVVEWLSGEIQVASTFRRATGGHSSFRRLTRYETNHALQDLLGLPYEFAKDLPPEAHSDDGFQNSSEMLHMTVKQLDTYRQLARQALDRAIVLGDRPAPVHWSISMKQNSQVDRHQQQSKLDQVAEKFKDDPDKQKQEVDALRATFQTTPRNTHYRNLTNGQKVSANWAYNGARYAMTSEDAPRVMPPTFDHVAVLPGGRNQKLIVELGDQLPNQGVMRVRVRASWLPEEDSSGESHPPSLQLEFGWRASNEGRADMRISGADQLVEASPDEPQIYEWDIPLGDIYPRNSVRGVSKMGSMPSPSEYIRFINSSVSKSAIQIDHVEVVAPVNDHWPPESHQQIFIASKHHDNEPLYAKEVLAAFMHRAWRRPPTEAELERKLKLFNAIRDQCESMEEAISEVLASILSSPNFLYVVRSAETNNSAETADRLSSNELTTRLALFLWCSVPDTELLELARDGQLSSAEQLSAQVNRMLADPKAERFSEHFVHQWLDLQLLDFLNVKETKPKLSPLLKEAMQREPIAFFHELLHENESVLQFIHADFAMVNERLARHYQIPNVHGNHFRRVSLNSDPRRGGLLTQAGLLAMNSDGTDSHPLKRGVWLLESILNDPPPPPPPAVPEIDLADPEIAKMTLIERMADHRNHPACMSCHSKIDPWGIAFENYDAVGRWRDSISGKPVVASATLFNQQELDGVEGLKRYLLEHRQDQFVRAMVHKLATYALGRPLTFSDHVHVDQITAEVRQRGDGLGTMIQQLVASDLFQSK; encoded by the coding sequence ATGTTCGCTCAACCATTCCATGCGAATGCGCGTGCACAGTTCACATTGCTGTGCGTGGTGTGCCTGTCGGGAAGTTTCCTAGCCGCGGAAGAGCGATCCCCCGCTTCGGCACCTTCTCGGTCGTTGGAAGAAATCAAGCGGACCGGCGCCAGCCACTCGAAATACCTCGAGCCCACTTCCCGTCCGGCCAAAACGAAAACGCCCAAGGCTGACCTGCAAACTTTCCGCGATGTCATTGCACCGATCTTGGAAGAGTCCTGCGTCGACTGCCATGGTCCCGGGAATGAAGAGGGCAACATTCGAGTCGACACGCTCGACCCCAATCTGTTGAAAGGCGACGACGTCGATTGGTGGGTGGAAGTCCTGGCCGTCCTCAGCAATGGCGAGATGCCACCGCCGGACGAAGTCGACATGGACGACGATGATCGCAGCACCGTCGTGGAATGGTTGTCGGGCGAAATTCAAGTCGCGTCCACGTTTCGGCGAGCCACCGGCGGCCATTCCTCGTTCCGTCGTTTGACGCGTTACGAAACCAACCACGCGTTGCAAGATCTCCTCGGCCTACCCTACGAATTCGCGAAAGACTTGCCGCCCGAAGCTCACTCAGACGACGGCTTTCAAAACAGTTCTGAAATGCTGCACATGACCGTCAAGCAGTTGGACACCTATCGCCAACTCGCTCGGCAAGCTCTCGACCGAGCCATCGTGCTGGGCGACCGCCCCGCTCCAGTGCACTGGAGCATCAGCATGAAGCAGAACAGCCAAGTCGACAGGCACCAACAACAGTCCAAACTCGATCAGGTTGCCGAGAAATTCAAAGACGATCCCGACAAGCAAAAACAAGAAGTCGACGCTCTCCGAGCAACCTTTCAAACGACTCCGCGAAACACCCACTACCGAAACCTGACCAACGGGCAAAAGGTCTCGGCGAATTGGGCTTACAACGGTGCACGCTATGCCATGACGTCCGAAGATGCACCGCGAGTCATGCCGCCCACGTTCGACCACGTCGCCGTATTGCCCGGCGGACGCAATCAAAAACTGATTGTCGAACTGGGTGACCAACTCCCCAACCAAGGCGTCATGCGAGTTCGTGTCCGTGCCTCTTGGCTGCCTGAAGAGGACTCATCCGGCGAATCGCATCCACCCAGTTTGCAACTGGAATTCGGATGGCGAGCCAGCAACGAAGGCCGTGCCGACATGCGAATCAGCGGCGCCGACCAACTGGTGGAAGCATCACCGGATGAACCGCAAATCTATGAGTGGGACATTCCGCTGGGCGACATCTACCCACGCAACTCCGTCCGCGGTGTGTCGAAAATGGGATCGATGCCCAGTCCGTCGGAGTACATCCGGTTCATCAACAGCTCGGTCTCGAAATCCGCCATTCAAATCGACCATGTTGAAGTGGTCGCTCCGGTCAATGATCACTGGCCACCTGAATCGCACCAACAAATCTTCATCGCCAGCAAACATCACGACAACGAACCGCTTTACGCGAAAGAAGTTTTGGCCGCGTTCATGCATCGAGCTTGGCGACGTCCGCCGACCGAGGCCGAACTCGAACGCAAACTCAAACTGTTCAACGCAATTCGCGATCAATGCGAATCGATGGAAGAAGCGATCTCGGAAGTGCTTGCCTCCATTCTCTCGTCGCCCAACTTCCTATATGTCGTCCGCTCCGCCGAAACCAACAACTCTGCCGAGACTGCCGACCGTTTGTCGTCCAATGAACTGACGACGCGGTTGGCGTTGTTCTTGTGGTGCAGCGTTCCCGATACGGAACTGCTTGAACTGGCGCGAGATGGCCAGTTGTCATCCGCCGAGCAACTCAGCGCTCAAGTCAATCGCATGTTGGCGGATCCAAAGGCGGAACGCTTCAGCGAACACTTCGTCCACCAGTGGCTCGACTTGCAACTGCTGGACTTCCTCAACGTCAAAGAAACCAAGCCCAAACTCAGCCCGCTGCTCAAAGAAGCCATGCAGCGGGAACCGATCGCGTTCTTTCACGAACTGCTACACGAAAACGAAAGCGTCCTGCAATTCATCCACGCCGATTTCGCGATGGTCAACGAACGATTGGCTCGGCACTATCAAATCCCGAACGTCCATGGCAATCACTTTCGCCGAGTGTCGCTGAACTCAGATCCACGACGAGGTGGTTTGCTCACACAGGCCGGCCTGCTCGCGATGAACTCGGACGGCACCGACTCACACCCACTCAAACGCGGCGTGTGGTTGCTGGAGAGCATCCTGAACGATCCGCCGCCTCCGCCACCGCCCGCGGTCCCTGAGATTGACTTGGCCGATCCTGAAATCGCGAAAATGACGTTGATCGAGCGGATGGCAGATCACCGCAACCATCCCGCTTGCATGTCTTGTCATTCGAAGATCGACCCCTGGGGCATCGCGTTTGAAAACTACGACGCGGTTGGCCGTTGGCGAGATTCGATCAGCGGAAAACCTGTCGTCGCATCTGCCACCTTGTTCAATCAACAAGAACTCGACGGTGTGGAAGGCCTCAAACGCTACCTGCTCGAACATCGCCAAGACCAATTCGTTCGCGCGATGGTCCACAAACTGGCGACCTACGCACTGGGACGACCGCTGACGTTTTCGGATCATGTCCACGTCGATCAAATCACCGCCGAAGTCCGCCAACGTGGCGATGGCCTCGGAACGATGATCCAACAACTGGTCGCCAGCGACCTGTTCCAATCAAAATGA
- a CDS encoding DUF1552 domain-containing protein, which translates to MTLNLNGLDRRRFLRGTGVALALPLFESVAMSAVRASETPADPKRLACFYFPDGVPMPLAKDPAYQDWSWFPHGAGNDFTFTKALSPLEPLRDEISILSGFSHPKSRSVHGHSNADQFLTAADTGSNGPYKNNISLDQIYAEHVGNRTRYSSLVMSTDGGTGTPRGTHTLSFNRNGRAIPAENRPKRIFDMLFVKSDEDAARRLAISQSALDDLLADAQSLRKTLSSSDQSSLDEYLDSVREAEIKVEKAKHWLNTPLPTVNADHLNLNLTPDEPRQYLQTMFEMIYLAFKTDSTRVATYQIGRENGVGISDHLARAVGMNLSHQLSHETKNPGGWKNFAIYCQFLNEEFGRFVGKLKATEEPAGRGSMLDNTLLLFGSASSAFHLSRNYPLILAGGKNMGFKHGQYLNNAGASPQGGAWDGGREPWQQEISHEDRPLSNLFVTMLQQLDVPAESFADSDGKVTELT; encoded by the coding sequence ATGACACTGAATCTAAACGGCTTGGACCGACGTCGCTTTCTTCGCGGAACCGGGGTGGCCTTGGCATTGCCTCTGTTCGAATCCGTTGCGATGTCCGCCGTGCGAGCATCGGAAACGCCTGCGGATCCCAAACGATTGGCGTGCTTCTACTTTCCCGATGGCGTGCCCATGCCGCTGGCGAAAGACCCGGCCTATCAAGACTGGTCGTGGTTCCCACACGGCGCCGGAAACGACTTCACATTCACCAAGGCGTTGTCACCGCTGGAGCCGCTGAGAGATGAGATCAGCATCCTGTCGGGATTCTCACACCCCAAATCAAGAAGTGTCCACGGGCACTCCAACGCCGACCAATTCTTGACCGCCGCCGACACAGGATCCAACGGTCCCTACAAGAACAACATTTCGCTCGACCAGATCTACGCAGAGCACGTGGGCAACCGAACCCGGTATTCTTCATTGGTCATGTCGACCGATGGCGGCACCGGGACACCACGTGGCACACACACACTTTCGTTCAATCGAAACGGTCGAGCCATCCCAGCGGAGAACCGGCCCAAACGCATCTTTGACATGTTGTTCGTCAAGAGCGATGAGGACGCCGCCCGCCGACTTGCTATCAGCCAAAGTGCACTGGATGACCTGCTGGCCGATGCTCAGTCGCTTCGCAAGACACTTTCATCGAGCGACCAATCCAGTTTGGATGAATACCTCGACTCCGTTCGTGAAGCGGAGATCAAAGTCGAAAAGGCAAAGCATTGGCTCAACACGCCTCTACCGACCGTGAACGCCGATCACTTGAACCTCAACCTGACTCCGGACGAACCGCGTCAGTATCTGCAGACGATGTTCGAGATGATTTACTTGGCGTTCAAAACCGATTCGACGCGCGTCGCCACCTATCAAATCGGTCGTGAAAATGGGGTGGGCATCAGCGACCATTTGGCACGCGCGGTTGGTATGAACCTCTCGCACCAACTCTCACACGAAACCAAGAACCCGGGTGGTTGGAAAAACTTCGCGATCTACTGCCAGTTCCTCAATGAGGAATTCGGACGTTTTGTCGGCAAGCTCAAAGCGACCGAAGAGCCAGCCGGACGCGGATCGATGCTGGACAACACGCTGTTGCTGTTTGGCTCCGCATCAAGTGCCTTCCACCTGTCTCGCAACTACCCGTTGATTCTGGCCGGCGGCAAGAACATGGGATTCAAGCACGGGCAATATCTCAACAATGCGGGTGCCAGCCCGCAGGGTGGTGCATGGGACGGTGGCCGCGAACCGTGGCAGCAAGAAATCTCACACGAAGATCGCCCGCTGTCGAACCTGTTCGTCACCATGCTTCAGCAACTGGATGTGCCCGCCGAATCATTTGCCGACAGCGATGGCAAAGTCACTGAATTGACCTGA
- a CDS encoding cytidine deaminase: MTDVHSHVSEIDPPSDEDVQRLIQAAISARDHAYAPQSHFYVGAALLTHDGRIVEGCNVENASYSLTQCAERTAVCTAVAGGYRMFHAVAIASIGGAMPCGACRQVLAEFGSDLFVYTIDVIDGDQQMRRLSDLLPDAFSTSNIPKR; the protein is encoded by the coding sequence ATGACCGATGTTCATAGTCACGTGTCTGAAATCGATCCGCCTAGCGATGAAGATGTCCAGCGATTGATCCAGGCAGCCATTTCGGCTCGCGATCACGCTTATGCGCCTCAAAGTCACTTTTACGTCGGGGCCGCACTGCTGACCCATGACGGTCGCATCGTCGAAGGATGCAACGTCGAAAACGCGAGCTATTCGCTGACACAGTGTGCTGAACGCACCGCTGTGTGTACCGCCGTGGCGGGTGGTTACCGGATGTTCCACGCGGTTGCGATCGCCAGCATCGGTGGCGCGATGCCGTGCGGAGCCTGCCGACAAGTGCTGGCGGAATTTGGATCGGACTTGTTCGTCTACACGATCGATGTGATCGATGGTGACCAACAAATGCGCCGTCTGTCTGATTTGTTGCCTGACGCGTTTTCGACGTCAAACATTCCAAAGCGATAA
- a CDS encoding S1C family serine protease, with amino-acid sequence MTTQPNRSLAKLPLLALLTIAALFTSLHAVHADETAQDSARSLSRAFRDAAREANPSVVTVFSYGQNQSFTGDSPDEEEEESDEESPDDPVGPTPPKQSEDGEFELSGLGSGVIINPFADSADRDEESDQSIYWVMTNNHVIANAKKVVVQLPGEIELKAEKVHGDPASDIAVLQVTSSEPLKIAQYGDSKTLDIGDWVLAIGSPFKLDATVSAGIISAKNRSLERIRRSRLLQTDAAINPGNSGGPLVDLDGNVIAINTAIATRNGSYQGIGFAVPIDQAKWIARELAQHGTVRRSTIGITMVELTAKMAKTFQLTEGMGVLVYQIIRDSSADRAGLKQLDVITEFAGQEFSKPIDLREAIERQPVGSTQTFKVIRKGEEIEIEAILAPVDDPTATPADEEE; translated from the coding sequence GTGACCACCCAACCGAATCGCTCGCTGGCAAAACTCCCCTTGCTCGCATTGCTAACCATCGCGGCATTGTTCACCAGTCTGCACGCCGTCCACGCGGACGAAACCGCTCAAGACAGCGCCCGCTCACTTTCGCGAGCGTTCCGTGATGCGGCTCGGGAAGCCAACCCGTCCGTCGTGACGGTGTTCTCCTACGGGCAGAACCAATCCTTCACTGGCGATTCGCCGGATGAAGAGGAGGAAGAAAGCGATGAAGAATCACCTGACGATCCAGTCGGCCCGACACCTCCGAAGCAATCCGAAGACGGTGAGTTCGAACTCAGCGGCCTGGGCTCCGGCGTAATCATCAATCCTTTCGCTGACTCAGCTGATCGCGACGAAGAGAGCGACCAATCGATCTACTGGGTGATGACGAACAATCATGTGATCGCGAATGCGAAGAAGGTCGTTGTTCAACTGCCCGGTGAAATCGAATTGAAGGCGGAGAAAGTCCACGGCGATCCCGCCAGCGACATCGCAGTCCTTCAAGTCACGTCCAGCGAACCATTGAAAATCGCCCAGTACGGAGATTCAAAAACCCTGGACATCGGCGATTGGGTGCTCGCGATCGGCAGTCCATTCAAACTGGATGCAACAGTCAGTGCCGGCATCATCAGCGCGAAGAACCGATCTCTCGAACGCATCCGCCGCAGTCGATTGCTGCAAACCGACGCTGCGATCAACCCGGGTAACTCAGGCGGCCCGTTGGTTGACCTGGATGGAAACGTGATCGCGATCAACACCGCCATCGCGACTCGCAACGGAAGCTACCAAGGCATCGGTTTCGCCGTGCCGATCGATCAAGCCAAATGGATCGCTCGCGAATTGGCTCAGCACGGAACCGTTCGTCGTTCCACGATCGGAATCACGATGGTGGAACTGACAGCGAAGATGGCAAAAACGTTTCAGTTGACCGAGGGCATGGGCGTGCTGGTCTATCAGATCATTCGCGACAGCTCAGCCGATCGAGCAGGTTTGAAACAGTTGGATGTGATCACGGAATTCGCGGGCCAAGAATTCAGCAAACCGATCGATCTTCGCGAAGCGATTGAACGGCAACCTGTTGGCTCCACCCAGACATTCAAGGTGATTCGCAAGGGGGAAGAAATCGAAATCGAAGCCATCTTGGCTCCGGTCGATGATCCAACGGCCACACCTGCCGACGAAGAAGAGTGA
- the msrA gene encoding peptide-methionine (S)-S-oxide reductase MsrA translates to MTERAVLAGGCFWGMQDLIRKLPGVESTRVGYTGGEVPNATYRYHGNHAEGIEIVFDPEKTSYRRLLEFFFQIHDPTTPNRQGNDRGPSYRSAIYYVDEAQKQTAIDTIADVDASGLWPGKVVTEVEPVSDFWEAEPEHQDYLEKVPNGYTCHFARPDWVLPKRAAAE, encoded by the coding sequence ATGACCGAGCGAGCTGTGTTAGCGGGTGGTTGTTTCTGGGGTATGCAGGATCTGATTCGCAAGTTGCCTGGCGTTGAGTCGACCCGGGTGGGATACACCGGGGGCGAGGTGCCCAACGCGACGTATCGCTATCATGGCAACCACGCCGAAGGGATTGAGATTGTCTTCGATCCTGAGAAAACGAGTTACCGTCGCTTGCTCGAGTTCTTCTTCCAAATCCACGATCCAACGACGCCGAACCGCCAGGGCAATGATCGCGGTCCGTCGTACCGTTCCGCGATTTACTACGTTGACGAGGCACAGAAGCAAACGGCCATCGACACGATTGCGGACGTGGATGCGTCTGGGCTATGGCCGGGGAAAGTGGTCACCGAGGTCGAGCCGGTGAGCGACTTTTGGGAAGCGGAACCGGAGCACCAGGACTATCTCGAGAAGGTGCCCAATGGATACACGTGTCACTTCGCTCGGCCTGATTGGGTGCTTCCCAAACGAGCGGCCGCGGAGTGA